The Callithrix jacchus isolate 240 chromosome 7, calJac240_pri, whole genome shotgun sequence DNA window GTGTGTGCACTGCCTGGGACAGAGCTGGGTGGGCCTGTGTGTTTGTCAAAATGAAAGGAACTAGCTACTGACATCTGTAACTTTAATTTAATACAAATTCATCATAACTCATAAAATGGGtaacactttaaataaaaatactgctgGGGTGGCCCAGATTCTGGTAGTTGAAGGGGTGGGGTAGGGCGCTGACAATTCCTCTTGCCCAAGGGAGGCCCCAGCGGGGCAGCCATTGTAAGAGCCCCCTATGTTCGGCTCTTCTGGCTACCTTGGGATGGTGTGTTCAGAGAACCCCAAGTGCAGAATCTAGGCCCCAGGACCAGAAAGAAAAGTCAAGGCCAGGGAAACATTGTGGCTCAGTCTTGCAGCCCCCTCCTCTGGTTCTTGCCTCTGAGCAAGGATAGAGCCAAGAGGAAGGACAAGCCTAGATGCAGACTCCACCCTCTCCCGAGTTCTTCACGATTGGATGCTGTGGCAAAAAACACAGGTGGGGCTTGCTCAACGCCCCCAACTTCCTTCTAGTGTGTATGCCTTTTTGTATGCCTGAAGTTGGAAAGAGGAAAACGAatttcccagactcccttgcagcCAAGGTGCTGGACCTGACTTCAGTTCCCCCAAACAGAATCTCTTGTAAAAATTTAGATTTGGGAACTGAGTGCACAAGTGGGAGAGAGGCAGGCCTCAGGACATCCATTGGTTGGCACAGACCACGGCAGAGAGACACTAGTTCTGCGGTCAGCAGCTTGCTGGTGCAGTGACTTCCTGCAGCTGGAGGCAGCTTTCCTGGTCACAGTAGACATGATGAATCTGGCACTGGGAGTTGTTCCTGGAAATTCAGCAGAGTCTGCTTCTCCTGCTCTTCCAACCATTTTTGCAAGCCACCAGGGGCCAGATAATAAATCCTCGTCTAATTAAACCAGATACAGTGGCTCTTGTTTTCTGCAGCAGGACCCTAACTGAGATAGATGCCAAGTCTGACAAGGGGTCCCAGCCAACAGCCCCTCCCAGTGCTCAGGTCCTAATTACAACAACTGCTCCTGGAAGCCTCCTGCACCCTAGCAAGTCACAGAAGCCTGGCTGAAGAGGGTTGGCAGGACTGTCGTTCAGAACTGCTGGGGACCTCGGTCATCCAGTGAGGCTGGAACTACAGTTGTTTTTAGGCTAATGGGCTCTGCATCAGCTTTGGGTATACCCTCACCCTGTCCTTAGGCCTGTGGGCAGGAAGGTCGCGGCACATGACTGTAATGTGTGGTCTCAACTACCAGGTGGCTTCCACAAGCCACAGCATCATCACTGGTCAGCAGATTAGTGGGAAAAGTAGGAACCATATAGTTCCTGGTGTGGGGGTGGCAGGAGAGGTTGGTTCTCAGATAACCCTAGGACCAGGTACCACCTATGTCCACTGTGGACTGGTGTCAAGGGTAAATGACCTATTACTGGCTTGGTCAGGGGCAAGTCTTAGGCCATGGGGCATAAGAGGGTGCTGTGTGTCTTTAGGGCTGCCAACAGAGTACTGGCCGTACTCTGACGCTTCCTGAGGCCAGGGCTGGGCAGGAGGGAGACACTGGAAGGTAGTTCCCTGCCCTTGAGAGGGTGGGGATGAGGGTTGGGCAGGGGTTGCCCTGAGGAGAAGCCATGTCACATCCTTGGATCAAAGCTGTATTCCCATCAAGGTCAGAGCTACAGAACACCGATGCTGGAAAAGGGTTTAGGAAGTAGGGAACGcaacctccattttacagacagagaaATGGAGGCTGAAGGGTAAACAACTGGCCTGAGGGCTCCAGTGGCCACGGTGGGCCGGAGTCCAGGTCTTCTATCTCCTGGGCAGGGCCCTTGCACGTGGCCCCAGGAGGCTGTGGTCTCCTTCCGCCTGGACTAGATGCGGACGGTGTTGATCCGCAGCGGCTGAACATTCTTGCCATTGGCGTGGCTCTGGCCAGGGCTGAAGTAGGAGCAGAGCTTGCCAGGAAACTTCTCGCGGAAGGTGTAGAGCCAGGACATGTCATCAGCATTGTAGAAGATGAGCAAGCCTTGGTCATAGTCCAGGAAGACGCCTACCTTGTCGAGCTTGTCCCGGACATTGAGCCGCGTCCAGGGCTCTGTGCAGGCGCTGTACTGGTTGCCGTCGTGCATCACGATGCAATAGAAGCCGCGGCTGGGCTGGATCTGGATGCTGCCCTTGCGGCTCGCGGCTTCGTGCGCCAGCCCGATCACCCACTGGGTCTTCTCCGCCACCACTACCTCCCAGTAGTGGACGCCACTACTGAAGGCTTCAGAACCCAGCACCGACACCTCCACATCGAAGCGCTTTGGGGAGTCCTGCAGCGGCTGTGGGTGCAGGTTGCCGTAAGCCACAATGGTGCAGTCATCCGACAGGATCAGGCGCTGGTGGGCCGTGCCTGGGTCCAGGGTCAGGGCAGCTGGCACTGtgtggggtggaggagggagagaagatgaGTGGGGAGAAGGCTGTGGACCCGCCATGCAGCTCCTTCCTGAGGGCAGAGTTCTGGTTGGTAcctaatctcggctcactgcaacctccacctcccaggttcaagcgattctcattcctcagcctctatagtagctgggattacagtgcctgctaccatgcccagctaattttttgtacttatagtagagacagggtttcaccatgttggccaggctggtcttgaactcttgacctcaggtgttccacctacctcggcttcccaaaatgctgggattacaggtgtgagccactgtgccttcttcttcttttcttttttaaaatagagacagggtctcactctgtcacccaggctggagtacagtagtgtcatcatagctcattgcagtctccaattcctaggctcaagtggtcctgctgcctcagcctcttgagtagctgagacaacaggcacgTATCActatgtgcagctaatttttaaagtttttgtagagatgaggtttcactatgttggccagtctggtctcaaactcctggcctcaagtgagcctgttgccttagcctctcacagtgctgggattataggtgtgagccactgcacctggcctgaaattcCTTAGCTTTATTTGTGCCCTGCTACTGGCGTGGGGTATTATCTTCTGTGATCACATTTTGCCCTATTTCCCCATTTGTACCAAGAGGGCAAGGACTGTGTACCTTCTAACTGGGCTCTCCCTTGTGTGTCTAGGGCCCAGCCTAGAGCCCGGCATGTGACATGTTTCCGGAAAGACTCACCAAATTAAATTGACCCTGTTTGTGTTGGGCAGGTGGCATGGGCTGCATTGCCTGGCTCTGGGCTGGCCACACTGGCTTAGCAGGTCTGACTCTCAAAATCTCATGAACCCTTGTTAAGGCCTGTTTACTCTCCCCTCCCTGAGGGAGCTGATAATCAgccagaggagaaggaggaatcTGGGGATTGGCTTTCCTTAGCCTGAATGACACTTCCAGgccagagcaagagagagatgaGGAAACGTGGGAAGAAGGAATTTTGCCTCCATTCCTTGGGGTGAAGGACTTGGACATCCAGCTCTCTAGCTCTTTATCTGGGGAAGTGCGGACATGGTTATGCTTGGCTGGAGCATTCCCCCTACTTCAATTGCCTCTGTTGGCTGTGTTTATGCACAGAAATAAGATGCCTCAATGATGGGGACTGTCCCCAAAAGGGAGCCCCAGCCAGTCCCTGAACTGTGCCTCTGTTCATAGACCCTGGACCGCTGAACAGTGTCAAGCTCCTTCCATGATCTTTGTCAGGAGTAAGTTTAGTTTTGCATGTTACCCTCTTCATTTCTGTCCTTTGGACTTAGAGGGCTGTATGGAAGTAATTAGCCCTGTGAATAGAGGGGTCAATGGAAACACAATCCTCTGTCTAGGGACATAGAAGAGAAGGAGCCAAGAGAGGACTGACATTGAGTTGGTGGCTGGACGTTTTACCCTGTGGTCTGACTGGGCACAGGCAGCTTGTCAGAACCAGGGGGCCCCTGCTCAGTGGAATGTGGGGAATTCCCACAGTggggttgggaggtggggggggaGATGTAGGAGGAGCGTGTGGTAGGGGGAAGAGCTAGGGTGAGAAAAGGAACGTAATCACATATAGGTGGCCCACCCCTATGACAGTGGGATGTGGATCACACTCAGGAGTGACAGCGAAGGGGCAGAAGACCGATGGCGCACAGTGCCCAGGTGTGAACAGCAGCGGTTCAGAGTGCTGGGGGAACCTAGGCACTCTAGTTCCCTGGGTACCTGGGTGATTTGAGACCAGCAACAGGCAGCAACCAAGGCTCAGGGCAGAAGGACGGGTGCGGGGTGGGGGTACCCTTGCGCAGGCATGAGGTCTCAGCCTCAGACTTGTAGCTTATGTAGGGCAATGTGGGCCACCTGCAGTGCCACTGATGAGTGGGAGGGCACCGTAGGAGGGAGACAACGGGGCTCTCAGTGGGTCTGAGACCAGTAGACAAAGATGAGGCTGCAGATTGGAGGAAATCCTGACCCCCCGAGTGCCAGCTCCAGTGAATGGATTTCCGTGGCTTGAAGTCCAGGGGACAGGATGAGTACTGGGCCTGCCACTCACTGGGCTGGCCTAGGGCCAGGGCCTGCCGCTCTCTTAGGAGGCTTTTATACCCTAAGGGGTAAGACTAGGGCAGGGCCTGGCACCCCGGCTGGGGCCACCTCCAAAGCCTTGCACGCATCATTGACACAGGGTCTTGGCTCCTGGGGCTCCCTCCTTGAGGCTAGGGCTAACAGGGGTAACAACCTTCAGAACAGAGAGGGTCCTGGAAGGGGCATGGCAACACCCCTTGCTCCCCTAAGAAGTCAGTCCCTCCATCTGTCCCTTATCCCCAGGAGGTGACAGGCCCAGCGAAACAAGCGCAGTCCCTGGGGGCTCACTATTCTACAGGTCAGAGGTCATTTCTAAGTCCTGGGACCCCaagatttataaaaacaaaaagccagacACTGAGGCAGCCCGTCTGGTCTCCAGGTGTGTTCTCCATTCATTTACGCCTCTCTGAGACCTTGAGGTCAAAGGCATTCAGGAAGGATCATGGACTGTGGAGGCCCCAGGAGATGTTTCCCGGCCACCACCGAGCAATCACATTCTGCCCAGGCAGTGGAGAAAGCCCTCCCAGGGCACAGCCCAGCACATCTGCTTGGCAGTCAGTGGCTTGTGTTTCTTTGTTCTCAAGAACAGAGGCTTGGAGCATGCAGAGGCCTGACAGAACATGAAAGGCTGTCAGCGTTTTCCTCTGGGAGGGCATTTAAAAAACCAGATTCCTCAGTCCCTCAGATGTACAGGGCAGGCATTTGCAAAAACATTCTCATTCTCACGAGCTCTTGGGAACACCATGGACTGTCCCAGGGGCACAAATATGACCCTGGGACTCTCGTGGTATTCTAGCCATTTTTCAgaagaggagactgaggctcccAGGGGATGACTCAGGTAAGTGGCTTGCTCAAGCTGCCACCTGGGGAGGAAGCAGAGTTGGAACTTGGCTGAGGTCTTTTCACACCATGCTCTTTCCAGTATGTGGTCCTCGAGAGCCCATTCAGCAAGACTGGGGAACCATGTGGAttcttgataataataataaacagacaGGAATCAAGTACTTACTAAGTGTTATAGGATTATTCTTAGAAACAAATAATGTAATCTGCATATCTGCCCTGGGAGAGAAATGAAACTATCTTTGTTTTTCAGGTGTGGAAACTGGGGCTCAAAGAGGAGTGCACTGCcctgggtcacacagctaggcAGGGAATGTGCAAGGACTCAAAAtgac harbors:
- the TRIM62 gene encoding E3 ubiquitin-protein ligase TRIM62 isoform X2, translating into MAKEKEAVSKMQRELKEQLQALQDSEREHTEALQLLKRQLAETKSSTKSLRTTIGEAFERLHRLLRERQKAMLEELEADTARTLTDIEQKVQRYSQQLRKVQEGAQILQERLAETDRHTFLAGVASLSERLKGKIHETNLTYEDFPTSKYTGPLQYTIWKSLFQDIHPVPAALTLDPGTAHQRLILSDDCTIVAYGNLHPQPLQDSPKRFDVEVSVLGSEAFSSGVHYWEVVVAEKTQWVIGLAHEAASRKGSIQIQPSRGFYCIVMHDGNQYSACTEPWTRLNVRDKLDKVGVFLDYDQGLLIFYNADDMSWLYTFREKFPGKLCSYFSPGQSHANGKNVQPLRINTVRI